Below is a window of Lebetimonas sp. JH292 DNA.
GTCAAACAGTAAAAAGCGCTACTGCACCGCAGGGAAAACTCGGTGGAAAAAATTCACTTCAAATAGGTCTTGGAACAAGTGTCAGCGCAGTTGAAACATTGTTTAAACAAGGAAGTATTCAAAATACCGACAAAAATACAGATATGGCAATTAACGGAGACGGTTTTTTTGTTGTGAGTGGAGACGGAGGAAAAACATATAAATATACAAGAGCCGGAGATTTTACATTTGATGCAAACGGTAATTTTGTTGACCCAAACGGAATGATAGTACAAGGATGGCTTGCAGACCCGGACACACATACAATAGATACCGCAAAAGGGGTTCAGCCGATATCTATTCCACCAGGTCTTACCACACCGGCAAACGCTACAAGTAAAATTCAAATAAAAGCAAATCTAAACAGTGGGGATCATATTAAAGAAATGAGCGGAACAAGACCTACTATTGATCAGACTGCAGATATTAGCGGATTATATAATGCAAGTGGAGAACAATTATCTTTAACCCCTGATAAAGACACTTTGACTTTGGCAATAGAAGATGCAAACGGAAATATAAACAATTATACATTTACTTACGGAAAAAGCACATCAAATACAGACAGAAAATTTACCACCATAAAAGATTTATTAGACGAAATCAATGAAATAATAAAAGATCCAACCGGTACAAAACCATCATCAGAATACAAAGTTTATTTAAACGGAAACGGACAAATTGTGGATCCGGAAAACAAAATAAAAACAGAAACCACACTTTCATCTACCAATACGGAATTAGAAAATATTTTCAAAGGTTTAAACGGACCCTCAACCACTACAGAGCCTATGAAATCCTTAAAAAACAGTTTTATCGGTGCCGACGATGTAGGCGAGCTTTTTAATGCAAGCGGTGATGCGTTTAATATAGAAGAAGGACAGGGAATTAAAGTTAATATAAACGGACTTGGGGAAACAAGAAATTTCATATATTCAAAAACACCAATAAATGAAACCGAAGGCTGCGGAAGTGCAAGCGGCTCTTATCAGCCAAAGGAAAATACCGTTTCTGATTCGAATGAAGGGCTTCACTGGTTATATAATTCCACAACAAATGATGATAATAACCGTGCATTTATGAATGTCAATCAAAAAATATCATTCCAAATTGATAAAAACGCAGACGGAATAATAGATGACACATTAACATATGTTTATGGAAAAGATTTCCAGACATTCAGTGATTTATGCTGCCTTTTGAATTCAGATTTTACAAGCAATAATATAAATGACAATGTAAGTTTTGAAAACGGTAAAATGAAAGAAACCCAGGATATAATTAAAAATGTACAATTAAAAGATTCCAATGGAACAATCAATGATTCAAATTCAAACACCCCTCTTGGGAAATTGTCTCAAATTTTCAAATCTTTGGGCAACGGCACATCAACAGATACATTTTATAAAAATGATACATATTATTTTCACGATATTCAGGATTTGGCATATGTATGGCAATTGGCGATAGATGACAGCGGAGATACTTCAAATTCAACATCCGGAAACAGCGGTATTGTTTCAATAGATGAAAACGGAAAATTAAATATAAAAAACACCTCAGCAAATTCATTTAATATAAATTTATCTGGTTATCCGAATGATGAAAAAGACAATGATTTATTTACGGAAGCTTTTTCACCGATAAACGGAAGTTTGGCAGCAGGAGGATCAACCTTTTCACAGGCTATTAATGCTGCAACTCACACAACAAGCATTGATGTGTTTGATTCGCTTGGCAGCAAGCACACTTTAACACTTCATTTCAGAAAAGCACATACATCTGAAAATCCGAACGATCCGACAGTTTGGAAATGGTATGCCGATGTCCCGGCACCTTCGTCTCTTGATCAGCCGGCAAACGGATATGTAAAATTTAATCCTGACGGAAGTATAAATTCCTATAATCCTCCTAGTTTAATATTTAATCCTAACAACGGAGCCAATTCAGGACAGGCCCTACAGCTTGATTTAGGAAACATTGGCAAATTTGACGGAATCACATCTTTTGAAGCGCCTAGTTCCACTAGCGGACAGACGCAAAACGGTTATCCGGGAGGAGATTTGCAAAGTTTAGTAGTTGATCAGACAGGAACGGTAATAGGGGTATTCTCCAACGGCAGAAGTTATTCCCTAGCCCAGGTTGCATTAGCAAAATTTGTCAATAACGAAGGCTTGATGAGCGAGGGTGGAACACTGTTCAACGCTTCGCCAAATTCAGGTGAACCGATAGTAGGAACTGCCGGAACAGGGGGAAGAGGTGCTGTTCAGCCAAGTGCTCTTGAAATGAGCAATGTTGATTTAAGCAGAAGTTTAACTCAGTTAATTGTAATTCAAAGAGGATTTCAGGCAAATTCAAAAACTATTACAACAAGTGATGAGATGTTAAATACACTTTTACAGCTTAAAAGATAGTATAATTCGCTAAAACTTCTGTTTTAGCGGAGAAATTATGAATCTTTTTCAAAAAAATATAAATTTTTTTTATCAAAACATTCCTTCGTTTTATAAATTAATAACTTCAATAAAAACAAGAAGATACCAGCTTGTAAACAATAATATACTTGATACACAAACAAATACTTATCTTTATCCAAATTCTATTGATGAAGATTCAATCATATTTTCATATAATCCTGTACAAAATTCTTTATGGGAAAAAAATTTTTTTTATATTAATCCAGAAGAATTAGATGAAAAAGAATTTTATTTAACAGGCAAAATAGTAAATTCTTTAACTGATAAAGCTAAAAACTTAAATTACACCGATGGATTTTATTTTGAAGATAATTTTTTACCTGCAACTGTTATTTTAGGATTATTATCAGGCAAACATATAGAAATATTAGCGCAAAAACATAATTTTCAGTCTCTTTTTATATATGAACCGGAACCGGAATTTTTTGCAATAAGTCTGTATTTTATAGATTATGAAAAACTTTATAAAAAATTAAGAGGAAAACTGTTTGTTTTCATAAAAAATAAAATTAATTATTTTGCAATTGAAAAATTTTATTTTGAAAGAATCATAACGTCAAATTTTGCCAGATTCACCCTCACCACCTATGAAAACAAATTTATAATAGATGCCAAAAATAAATTTAATAAAATTTCCGTTTTAAAAAACAGAGGATGGGGAACTTTCGAAGATGAAATAAAAGGAATAAAAAATCATTTGCAAAATATTGAAAAATATCCTCTGTTAAATAAATCCAAAAAATTAAATATTCCTGTTTGTATAGCAGCCAATGGAAAAAGTTTGGAAAAAAATATTGAATTTATTAAAAAAAACAAAGATTCCATGATAATAATTTCAGTAGGAACTGCGCTTAAACCTTTAATAAAAGCAGGATTGCAAAGTGATTTTCATATAGAACAGGAAAGAATAGATACATTAATTGAAGCTTTAAAAGATATATTACCAAATTACAGGGGTTATTTTTTAGGAGCAAGTGTTGTAAATCCAAAAATTTTCCAAATGGCAAAAAAACCTTTAATGTATATCAGGGAAGCTTTTACACTGGAAAACAATTATTTTACTTTAAAATATTCCTCCCCAATAGTCGGAAACACAGGTATGGCATTTGCAAGTGAATTTAGTAATGAAATATATCTATGCGGAATGGATTTAGGTTTCAGACTGGGGGAGAGAAAACATTCATATGGAAGTTTTTATGACAATAAAGAAGACACAGAACAAAAAGGGATTAAAGTAAAAGGAAATTTAAGTGATGATATATATAGCGATTCATTGTTTTTAAGCAGCAAAAGCAATATAGAAAAATTAATAAAAGAAAAACAGACAAATGTTTATAATTTAAGTGATGGTGCTTATATTGAGGGTTCAGTTCCAATAAAAGACAAAAAATTACCTATTATTGATAAAGAAAAATACATACGAAAAATAATAAACTGTTTTAATAAAACTGATTATAAAGATGAAAAACCGGATATTAAAAATCTGCTTTTGGCAATAAGCAAAGCTATGGATATAAAAATTGATTCAAAAGAAAAACTTACATCGCTTATTGAAGGGCTTGAAGATTTGATTAAAACATATGAGCAAATCGACAAATCCGGGTTTTTGCTTCTTAGAGGCTCTTTATTCCATATTTTAAATAATTTATACATCCTCTCGTATAAAATAGATTTTAAAAATTATAATAAACTCACAAAAAAATAAAAAAAGAAATGTTTAAATTTAATGAAATTTTAAATAAAATTTTTTAACGTATTAATTAAATCTTCCCTCTCAGCCCAGCCTCTTCTTGCCTGATTCAATCCGTATTTCATATTATAAAGCTCTTTTTTATTTGTAGCATAAGAATTAATGCACATTCTTACACCCGTTTCTTTTGCAAGTTTTATTTTAGAATCATCCAAATCAAGCCTATCTCTTCTTGCATCAATTTCGAGTATTTTATTTTTTTCTTTAGCTGCTTTTAATATTTGCTCAAACTCAATATCGATTCCGTCAAATTTCTGAATTTTTCTGCAAATTGGATGTGATAAAACATCAATATGATTTAAAGCGTTGATTATTCTTTTTGTCTGGATAACTTTATCTAAATTAAAATTATCCTCCACACTTCCGTAAACTATATCAAAATCTTTAATTTTATCTTTCGAATAATTTAATTCACCGTTTTTATCTATTTTACATTCAATAACACTGTAAATTTTCAGTTTTGATTTTAATTTTTTTATTTTTTCCAAATCTTCAATATTTTTTGTACAAATTCCCAAAAATTCATAACCTTTTTTTTCAGCCTCATCGATAATTTCTTTAATGTTTTTATTAAAATAAACTTTTAAATCTCCTTTTATATCATCCTCCCTCACAAGTTTTGGTAAATTATTATTTTTAGCAGCTTCAATTTCCCCCCTGTTTTCTCTGAGTTCAGGTTCTATATATCTTAGTCCCATTGTTTCATACACTTCTTCTTCGCTTTTTCCGGCAATTCTTTTTGTCCCTTTGTATATTCCATATTCATTTACTTTTAGCCCCATATCTATTGCCATTTTTCTTATTGCTATATTGTGAGCTTTGCTTCCTGTAAAATAATGAAGAGCACTTCCGTAACTCTCTTTTGTAACCGCCCTGAGGTCAATCTGGAGAGAATTGTCCAAAAAAACCGTACTTCTTGTTAAACCTTTTGAATATACTTCTTTTACCCTTTTATAGTTTGTAAAATATTCACTTACTTTCATATAATCATCCGCAATAACCAAAATATCCAAATCTCCGACTGTTTCTTTTCTCCTTCTGTAACTTCCGGCAATATCTACAATTTCGACACCTGGGAAATCAAGTAAATATTTTCTGATTTCTTCTGCCACTTCTTCAACATCGGCCCATAAAAATCTGATACCGGCTTTTTTAAGCTGCTTAACACCTTTTAATATTTTTTCAATCAGTTTAGGGCCAAATCCGGGAAGTTTATCAAGCTCACCGTTTTGGGCATATTTTTTAAGTTCTTCAAGACTTGTAATATGAAAAGCGTCATAAATTTCTTTTATTCTTTTTGGACCGAGGCCTTCAATGCTAAGCATATCAATAAGTCCCAGAGGAATCTGTTTTTTAAGCTCTTCCAGTTTGGAAAATTTTCCTGTAGTTACTATTTCTTTTATATATTCGCTCAAATCATGCCCTATTCCAGGCAATTTTGTTAAATCAAACTCCTCTTTTACTAGCTTTTCAAAATCTTTACTCGATCCTTCAACAAGCCTTGCGGCATTCCTGTATGCTCTTACTTTAAACGGATTTTCCCCTTTTATATCAAGCAAATCCGCTGTAAGAGAAAGTATCTTGGCAATTTCACTATTGCTCATTGTATTCCTTTAAAAATTCTTTTATTTTTTCATTAAGCGGCAATATAATTTGCTTCCTTTTACTTGTTTCTCCTTTTATTATTATATCGCTTTTGGGAATCTTAAATGTTTTGGATAAAAATTTAACCAATTCTTTATTTGCCGCACCCTCTACAGCAGGAGCTTTTATGTTTATTTTTAGATTGTCTCCATAAAGACCTGCTATTTTATTTTTTGAAGAATTTGGCTGCGCTTTTACATAAATTATAACTTTATCATCTTTTATTTCATAAAATTTTGCATTCACATTCATCCTTCACATTTTATTTTTCACTACTCACAACTTACCACTCACTATTCACTAAATAAATTATCCATTTTCAATTATTTCAATTATTTTATCTAAATCTACTCTGTTTTTTATTTTTGTTGGTTTTGCAGTTTTTATTTTCTCATTTATTTCATCAACTCCGCAAATTTCAATATTTTCAACTTCATTATATAACGCTGTTTGGTTAAAATAATATTTACCGCTGATTATAGGTTTATTAAAATAAGCAGCCTCAATCGGATTATGCCCTCCCACATTGTCAACAAAGCTTCCCCCTAAAATTACAATATCGGCAACTTGATATAAATTAATCAGCTCTCCCATCTTATTAATTAAAATCAAATCTTCATTCAAATTAACTTTTCATTTTTCATTATCCATTTTCCATTTTCCATTAAAAATTTTTCGCTTAATCGTTCCATTTTCCCATACTTTTTCATAATATTATATACTTCGTCAAATCTTTCCGGATGTCTTGGTACCACAGCAACCTGAAATTTATTTAAATCAAGCTCCGACAAAATCAGCTCTTCTTCGTTTTTGTGCGTTGAAGCCAAAATAATCAAAGGCTTTTTTTTAATAAACTCGGTTGTAATTTTTGGATTAAAATATGTCTTTATATTTCCTGTAACTTTTATATTTTTTGCCCCTAAGTTCAAAAGCCTTTTTTTATCCTCCTCGCTTTGTGCCAAAACAATATCAATATTTTCAAAAATTTTTTTATAAAACCATTTAAATTTAAGATACTTGGGATAACTTTTTTCACTAATTCTGGCATTTAGTAAAACCGTCTTATTACATCTTCTTTTTGCAAGATAAAAAAACATATACCATAATTCGGCTTCCATTACCACTAAAGTTTTACAAGGTTTTAGCCAAAAAGGTAAAAAAATCTCAAACGGCAAAAATCTGAGATGAACATTTTTATATCTTTTTGCTTCGGCATAACCCGTATTGGTTATTACACTTAAATTAACTTCATCAAACTGCTCAATAAGCGGTTTTAATGCTTTTGTTTCACCAAGGGAACATGCATGGAAATAATATAGTTTTTTTGTAAAAGGAGGATTGTTTATCAGAAAAAATCTGGAGGGGATAGATTTTTTGTATTTTTTTTTAAAGCTGAGATAAATTAAAAAAGGAATTGAAATTAAATATAAAATAAAAAGAAAAAAAAGATAAAAAAAATTAAATATTACATTTTTCACTACTCACAACTCACTACTCACTACTTTCACTGTTTTCACTTTCTTCAACAAACAACACTCTTCCGCAATGAGGACAGGTTACTATTTCTTCACCTTTAATCACTTCTGTATAAACTTTATCGCTGATTTTCATATTACAACCGCTGCATGCCTGTTTTCTGACAGGAGTTACAGCAGTTATACCCGCCCATCTCTTAATTTTTTCATAAAATCTGTAAATTTGAGGATTCATTTCATTTATAAGTTTTTCTTTTTTCTTATAAATTGCTTCTTTTTGTTTTTTTACTGTTTCCAGTTTTTTTTCAACATCAACACTCAAAACAGTGATTTCAGAATCTATTTTTTCAATCTCTTTTTTTATATTTTCTTTTTCTTCATTTTTAAGTTCAAGCTGTTTTTCAAATTTTGCAATTTCTTCGTTTGCCGCTTCAATTTGTTCACGTGCCAGTTCCTCTTCTATTTGAAGTGCTTTAAATTCTTTTTCTGTTTTTGCTTTACTCTGTTTTTCTTCTATAGAAATAAGTTTATCTTTAAGCTCTTTTATTAATAATTCGTTTTTACTTTTTTTTAGTTTAATATTTCTAATCTCTTCTTCAAGTTTTTCGAGTCTCTCTTCAAGAGCTTTTTTCTGGTTTTCAAATTTGGTTACAGGAGCTTTAATATTAATCTCAACAGGTTCGAGTTCTTTCAATTTCCTTTCATATCCGTTGAGTTCTATTAACTCTTTTAAAAATTTATTCATTGCTGACCTTTTTTATTGGAATTATATCAAATTAAGCTAAAAGGATTAGATGAATTGATTTTTATAATTTCAATCTCCATATCTTTTATATCATCGTATAATGCGTCCGCAAAATATTTTTCACTTTCAAAATGTCCTACATCAATCAGACTGATTCCTCTCGCTTTTACATCCATAGCTTCATGATACTTGATATCCCCCGTTAAAAAACAATCAGCTTTTATCTGGTCTAATAAGCTCATTCCGCTGCCTGTTGTAACCGCAACTCTTTTTATAAAATCATTGGCTTTTACCACCCGTATATATTTTAATTTCATTTTTTCTTTTACTAAGTTGACCAGTTTGTCAAATTTCATATAAACCTCACTGTAAAAAATAAAATCTTCCTGAATTCCCTCTATTTCT
It encodes the following:
- a CDS encoding flagellar hook-basal body complex protein, giving the protein MMRSLWSGVSGLNAHQVAMDVEANNIANVNTVGFKYSRTNFQNLLSQTVKSATAPQGKLGGKNSLQIGLGTSVSAVETLFKQGSIQNTDKNTDMAINGDGFFVVSGDGGKTYKYTRAGDFTFDANGNFVDPNGMIVQGWLADPDTHTIDTAKGVQPISIPPGLTTPANATSKIQIKANLNSGDHIKEMSGTRPTIDQTADISGLYNASGEQLSLTPDKDTLTLAIEDANGNINNYTFTYGKSTSNTDRKFTTIKDLLDEINEIIKDPTGTKPSSEYKVYLNGNGQIVDPENKIKTETTLSSTNTELENIFKGLNGPSTTTEPMKSLKNSFIGADDVGELFNASGDAFNIEEGQGIKVNINGLGETRNFIYSKTPINETEGCGSASGSYQPKENTVSDSNEGLHWLYNSTTNDDNNRAFMNVNQKISFQIDKNADGIIDDTLTYVYGKDFQTFSDLCCLLNSDFTSNNINDNVSFENGKMKETQDIIKNVQLKDSNGTINDSNSNTPLGKLSQIFKSLGNGTSTDTFYKNDTYYFHDIQDLAYVWQLAIDDSGDTSNSTSGNSGIVSIDENGKLNIKNTSANSFNINLSGYPNDEKDNDLFTEAFSPINGSLAAGGSTFSQAINAATHTTSIDVFDSLGSKHTLTLHFRKAHTSENPNDPTVWKWYADVPAPSSLDQPANGYVKFNPDGSINSYNPPSLIFNPNNGANSGQALQLDLGNIGKFDGITSFEAPSSTSGQTQNGYPGGDLQSLVVDQTGTVIGVFSNGRSYSLAQVALAKFVNNEGLMSEGGTLFNASPNSGEPIVGTAGTGGRGAVQPSALEMSNVDLSRSLTQLIVIQRGFQANSKTITTSDEMLNTLLQLKR
- a CDS encoding glycosyltransferase N-terminal domain-containing protein — its product is MKNVIFNFFYLFFLFILYLISIPFLIYLSFKKKYKKSIPSRFFLINNPPFTKKLYYFHACSLGETKALKPLIEQFDEVNLSVITNTGYAEAKRYKNVHLRFLPFEIFLPFWLKPCKTLVVMEAELWYMFFYLAKRRCNKTVLLNARISEKSYPKYLKFKWFYKKIFENIDIVLAQSEEDKKRLLNLGAKNIKVTGNIKTYFNPKITTEFIKKKPLIILASTHKNEEELILSELDLNKFQVAVVPRHPERFDEVYNIMKKYGKMERLSEKFLMENGKWIMKNEKLI
- a CDS encoding DUF167 domain-containing protein yields the protein MNAKFYEIKDDKVIIYVKAQPNSSKNKIAGLYGDNLKINIKAPAVEGAANKELVKFLSKTFKIPKSDIIIKGETSKRKQIILPLNEKIKEFLKEYNEQ
- a CDS encoding Nif3-like dinuclear metal center hexameric protein; translation: MKLKDIYKFLDEISPFSLQEEWDNSGINVGINEKIERIYLSLDIDDSVIEKIKPNSLIITHHPLIFKGIKKVNFNSFSTKYLIKLIQKNCSLIAMHTNFDKTHLNNYFAKKILEIEGIQEDFIFYSEVYMKFDKLVNLVKEKMKLKYIRVVKANDFIKRVAVTTGSGMSLLDQIKADCFLTGDIKYHEAMDVKARGISLIDVGHFESEKYFADALYDDIKDMEIEIIKINSSNPFSLI
- a CDS encoding helix-hairpin-helix domain-containing protein; its protein translation is MSNSEIAKILSLTADLLDIKGENPFKVRAYRNAARLVEGSSKDFEKLVKEEFDLTKLPGIGHDLSEYIKEIVTTGKFSKLEELKKQIPLGLIDMLSIEGLGPKRIKEIYDAFHITSLEELKKYAQNGELDKLPGFGPKLIEKILKGVKQLKKAGIRFLWADVEEVAEEIRKYLLDFPGVEIVDIAGSYRRRKETVGDLDILVIADDYMKVSEYFTNYKRVKEVYSKGLTRSTVFLDNSLQIDLRAVTKESYGSALHYFTGSKAHNIAIRKMAIDMGLKVNEYGIYKGTKRIAGKSEEEVYETMGLRYIEPELRENRGEIEAAKNNNLPKLVREDDIKGDLKVYFNKNIKEIIDEAEKKGYEFLGICTKNIEDLEKIKKLKSKLKIYSVIECKIDKNGELNYSKDKIKDFDIVYGSVEDNFNLDKVIQTKRIINALNHIDVLSHPICRKIQKFDGIDIEFEQILKAAKEKNKILEIDARRDRLDLDDSKIKLAKETGVRMCINSYATNKKELYNMKYGLNQARRGWAEREDLINTLKNFI
- a CDS encoding zinc ribbon domain-containing protein; translation: MNKFLKELIELNGYERKLKELEPVEINIKAPVTKFENQKKALEERLEKLEEEIRNIKLKKSKNELLIKELKDKLISIEEKQSKAKTEKEFKALQIEEELAREQIEAANEEIAKFEKQLELKNEEKENIKKEIEKIDSEITVLSVDVEKKLETVKKQKEAIYKKKEKLINEMNPQIYRFYEKIKRWAGITAVTPVRKQACSGCNMKISDKVYTEVIKGEEIVTCPHCGRVLFVEESENSESSE
- a CDS encoding 6-hydroxymethylpterin diphosphokinase MptE-like protein — encoded protein: MNLFQKNINFFYQNIPSFYKLITSIKTRRYQLVNNNILDTQTNTYLYPNSIDEDSIIFSYNPVQNSLWEKNFFYINPEELDEKEFYLTGKIVNSLTDKAKNLNYTDGFYFEDNFLPATVILGLLSGKHIEILAQKHNFQSLFIYEPEPEFFAISLYFIDYEKLYKKLRGKLFVFIKNKINYFAIEKFYFERIITSNFARFTLTTYENKFIIDAKNKFNKISVLKNRGWGTFEDEIKGIKNHLQNIEKYPLLNKSKKLNIPVCIAANGKSLEKNIEFIKKNKDSMIIISVGTALKPLIKAGLQSDFHIEQERIDTLIEALKDILPNYRGYFLGASVVNPKIFQMAKKPLMYIREAFTLENNYFTLKYSSPIVGNTGMAFASEFSNEIYLCGMDLGFRLGERKHSYGSFYDNKEDTEQKGIKVKGNLSDDIYSDSLFLSSKSNIEKLIKEKQTNVYNLSDGAYIEGSVPIKDKKLPIIDKEKYIRKIINCFNKTDYKDEKPDIKNLLLAISKAMDIKIDSKEKLTSLIEGLEDLIKTYEQIDKSGFLLLRGSLFHILNNLYILSYKIDFKNYNKLTKK